The Tautonia marina genome has a window encoding:
- a CDS encoding protocatechuate 3,4-dioxygenase has protein sequence MGSWENRRIDRRQMIGGLSFGAAMFMTRGAFAEELVRTPPQTEGPFYPNQLPLDTDNDLLIINDEITPAVGEVTHLSGRILDASGSPVRNALVEIWQVDAHGAYLHTGSANRSDRDAHFQGFGRFLTGSDGSYYFRTIKPVPYPGRTPHIHFKIWNGRTPLLTTQCYVNGHPGNERDGILRRITDPADRHAVLVDFKPIEGSRIGELEARFDVVLGMTPEG, from the coding sequence ATGGGATCATGGGAGAATCGTCGAATCGATCGACGGCAGATGATCGGTGGGCTTTCGTTCGGCGCGGCCATGTTCATGACGCGAGGGGCCTTCGCGGAGGAGCTGGTCCGCACGCCTCCGCAGACCGAAGGGCCGTTTTATCCGAACCAGCTCCCGCTGGATACGGACAACGATCTGTTGATCATCAACGACGAGATCACGCCGGCCGTCGGTGAGGTCACACACCTTTCGGGGCGTATTCTCGATGCGTCGGGATCGCCCGTACGGAATGCCCTGGTCGAGATCTGGCAGGTCGATGCTCACGGAGCCTATCTGCACACCGGCAGCGCGAACCGCTCCGATCGGGACGCCCATTTCCAGGGGTTCGGCCGCTTCCTGACCGGCTCGGACGGGTCCTATTACTTCCGAACGATCAAGCCGGTTCCCTATCCCGGCCGCACGCCTCATATCCATTTCAAAATTTGGAACGGCCGCACGCCACTGCTCACCACCCAGTGCTACGTCAACGGACACCCAGGCAATGAACGTGACGGCATTCTGCGACGGATCACCGATCCGGCAGATCGCCACGCGGTTCTGGTCGATTTCAAGCCGATCGAAGGTTCTCGGATCGGTGAACTGGAGGCGCGGTTCGACGTGGTGCTGGGGATGACCCCCGAGGGGTAA
- a CDS encoding nucleotide exchange factor GrpE encodes MPTYWSRTLFIDEQMMNDPSHPDDPERPPESEIETEDEPTPSGEPEAVEVAVIVAASAYQVVDTWDQPTDDVIGPEPTETQDPTVDVMAPVLDAIAQLGGRIEKLQAVVDREFRAESSREKVVDRLHGELQEYKNDLLLKITKPIFIDLIQLHDDLGKMAEAVGEEREIRLLRDVQQGLEDILYRQGVEPFRTEDDTFEPRRQRAVSTVATDHPEQAKRIAARLRPGFSMGEKMIRPELVSVFALNRSSSGSGSSDEHR; translated from the coding sequence ATGCCGACCTATTGGAGCCGTACCCTTTTCATTGATGAGCAGATGATGAACGACCCGTCTCATCCCGATGATCCCGAGCGTCCCCCTGAGTCCGAAATCGAGACCGAGGACGAGCCGACCCCGTCCGGAGAGCCCGAGGCGGTTGAGGTTGCCGTGATCGTGGCGGCCTCAGCCTATCAGGTGGTGGACACCTGGGATCAACCGACCGACGACGTGATTGGCCCTGAGCCGACCGAGACTCAGGATCCGACGGTGGACGTGATGGCTCCGGTCCTCGATGCCATCGCGCAGCTCGGCGGACGGATTGAGAAGCTCCAGGCCGTGGTGGACCGGGAGTTCCGGGCGGAATCGAGTCGGGAAAAGGTGGTGGATCGGCTCCACGGAGAGTTGCAGGAGTACAAGAACGATCTGCTGTTGAAGATCACCAAGCCCATCTTTATCGACCTGATTCAGCTCCATGACGACCTGGGGAAGATGGCCGAGGCCGTTGGTGAGGAGCGTGAGATCCGATTGCTCCGAGACGTGCAGCAAGGGCTCGAAGACATTCTCTATCGTCAGGGGGTCGAGCCATTCCGAACCGAGGACGACACGTTCGAACCTCGGCGGCAACGGGCGGTTTCGACGGTGGCAACCGATCATCCGGAGCAAGCCAAGCGCATCGCCGCTCGGCTCCGACCGGGATTTTCGATGGGAGAGAAAATGATTCGGCCGGAACTGGTTTCGGTGTTCGCCTTGAACCGATCGTCCTCTGGTTCGGGGTCATCCGACGAGCATCGCTGA